From the genome of Agromyces intestinalis:
CTCCACGCCGCACAGCGCGCGCACCCCCGGCCGCCGCCCGAGCGCCGCCGTCGTGCGCGACCTGCTCGAGCGCATGGCGTGGGCGTCGCTGCTCGCTTGAACCCGCCCTGCTGTACCCACGGTCGTCACCGCATGCGGCTCACGCCCCCGCGACCGCGGGAACACATTCGACGATTCGGAACACTTCTCCACAGCAGCGTCCTCCCCATCCTCGAAAGTGTTCCCGTTTGACGGGCGCGTGAGGTGGCGCAGGAGAACTCCGAGCGGCGGGTTCAGCCCGAGCTCAGTACGCAGCGAGCTCCTCGATGCGTTCGGCGAGGCGCAGGTCGCGCGGCGTGACGCCGCCGACGTCGTGCGACCACAGCTCGAACGTGATGCGTCCGTAGCCGAGCCGTACGTCGGGGTGATGCTGCATGACCTCGGCGACCTCGGCCACCCGATCGAGCAGACGCACCGCACCGAGGAAGTCGCCCGTCTCGTACGTCGCGACCAGGCGGTCGCCGTCGTGCGTGAACGCCGTTCCGGTCAGCACGTCGCGCGTGGCCGCCTCGTCGAGCACCTGCCGATCGTCCATGCCCCCACCTTCCGATCGCCTGCATCGCACACCGCCCCCGCGGCATGCTCCCCTAGCTCATGGTGAGGGCTCGGCCGGGATCGCGCAAGATCGTGGCGACGTCGACGAGGAATCGTGAGCCCTGCTGGCCGTCGACGAGCCGGTGGTCGAACGACAGCGACAGCGTCATCACCTCACGCAGCGCGATCTCGCCGCGGAACTCCCACGGCTGGCGCCGCACCTGCCCGATCGCGAGGATCGCCGCCTCGCCGGGGTTGAGGATCGGCGTGCCCGCGTCGACGCCGAAGACACCGACGTTCGTGATCGAGATGGTGCCGCCCGTCATGTCGGCCGGCGACGTGCGCCCGGCCCGCGCGGTCTCGGCGAGCGCGGTGATCGCGTCGGCGAGCTCGGTGAGGGTCATGTCGTCGGCACCTGTGATGTTGGGCACGACGAGCCCGCGCTCGGTCGCCGCGGCGATGCCGAGGTTCACGTGGGCGTACCGCACGATCTCGCGGGCGTCCTCGTCCCAGTGCGAGTTCACCTCGGGGGTGCGGCGTGCCGCGATGCAGACCGCCTTCGCGACGAGCGCGAGCGGCGTGATGCGGTGCGCGGCGAACGCGCGGTCGTCGCGCAGGCTGCGCAGGAGGTCCATCGCGGCGGTCACGTCGACGGTGAGGAACTCGGTGACGTGCGGCGCGGTGAACGCGCTCTGCACCATCGCGGCCGCGGTGTGCTTGCGCACGCCCGCGATCGGGATGCGGGTTTCGGAAGCGAGCCGGCCGGATGCCTCGGGCACCTCGGTGGCGGCGGCCTCGACGTCGGCCCGGGTGATGAGTCCGCGTTCCCCGGTGCCGGCGAGGCGCTCGAGGTCGACGCCGAGGTCGCGTGCGAGCTTGCGCACCGGCGGGGTCGACCGCGGGCGTTCGGCGGTGCGCGTGCCGAGCCCGGTCGTCTCACCGGCGGGGCCCGGCACGCGTGGTGCACCACCGGATGGGACTGGTCCGGCGGCGACCCCCGCACGCCGCGAACGGCGCCGTGGGCCCGACTCGGCCGAGGCCCCGTAGCCGACGAGCGTCGGCTCGCGCGTCTCGGCGGGGGTCACGGGGCCGCCCACGACGCCGGGCTCG
Proteins encoded in this window:
- a CDS encoding 4a-hydroxytetrahydrobiopterin dehydratase, with translation MDDRQVLDEAATRDVLTGTAFTHDGDRLVATYETGDFLGAVRLLDRVAEVAEVMQHHPDVRLGYGRITFELWSHDVGGVTPRDLRLAERIEELAAY
- a CDS encoding dihydrolipoamide acetyltransferase family protein is translated as MIREFPLPDLGEGLTESEVVAWRVAVGDRVELNQIVADVETAKAVVELPSPFAGVITALHAEPGQTVDVGAPLFSCDTGEDAAPSSDASDASDASGAAGSDASGSLREPGEPGVVGGPVTPAETREPTLVGYGASAESGPRRRSRRAGVAAGPVPSGGAPRVPGPAGETTGLGTRTAERPRSTPPVRKLARDLGVDLERLAGTGERGLITRADVEAAATEVPEASGRLASETRIPIAGVRKHTAAAMVQSAFTAPHVTEFLTVDVTAAMDLLRSLRDDRAFAAHRITPLALVAKAVCIAARRTPEVNSHWDEDAREIVRYAHVNLGIAAATERGLVVPNITGADDMTLTELADAITALAETARAGRTSPADMTGGTISITNVGVFGVDAGTPILNPGEAAILAIGQVRRQPWEFRGEIALREVMTLSLSFDHRLVDGQQGSRFLVDVATILRDPGRALTMS